A window of the Glaciimonas sp. CA11.2 genome harbors these coding sequences:
- a CDS encoding TonB family protein: MSATIPIHRFPVGAFGLAVLVEIALVTVVGIILVATPSKPALSAPVPITLLSEEKPPEALPTPKPPEPARPKPQPTPKTKVIPTKPQAQTVPQKPVTPPTIPLPLAQTPTAFAEPTSMPAPPSPPTPPPATSGKADASLAYAAKVRAAVQAAVAYPPAAAALHFSGRVRVEFHLRDAIPSQASVIISSAIGMIDRAALQSVQNAHYPEPPTDMRGVDKLYQVWVEFTR, encoded by the coding sequence ATGTCTGCAACTATTCCCATTCATCGCTTTCCTGTGGGAGCGTTTGGCCTAGCGGTTCTGGTAGAGATTGCGTTGGTGACCGTCGTCGGTATTATTTTGGTTGCAACGCCTTCGAAGCCTGCCTTATCGGCGCCGGTACCGATTACTCTATTGAGTGAAGAGAAGCCGCCAGAGGCGCTTCCGACGCCCAAACCACCTGAGCCAGCGCGGCCAAAACCGCAGCCGACTCCAAAAACAAAGGTGATCCCGACCAAACCGCAAGCGCAGACCGTTCCGCAGAAACCAGTTACACCGCCAACCATTCCGCTGCCACTCGCACAGACACCAACCGCATTTGCCGAACCGACTTCGATGCCTGCACCGCCATCACCGCCTACGCCACCTCCGGCTACTAGCGGTAAGGCCGATGCAAGTCTTGCGTATGCGGCCAAAGTGCGCGCTGCGGTGCAGGCTGCGGTTGCCTATCCACCAGCGGCGGCCGCATTGCATTTTTCAGGTCGTGTGCGAGTGGAGTTCCATTTGCGAGATGCCATTCCATCGCAAGCCAGCGTGATCATATCGAGCGCCATCGGCATGATTGATCGGGCCGCGTTGCAGTCGGTGCAGAACGCGCACTATCCCGAGCCACCAACGGATATGCGTGGCGTCGATAAGTTGTATCAAGTTTGGGTTGAATTTACACGCTGA
- a CDS encoding biopolymer transporter ExbD produces MRYLETRKARIEIIPMIDIMLFLLVFFAMLTLRMIPTSGHVTKLPTSSTAVTMPPPKLLVEIAPDGALLVENHTLTATQLTALLRKRDSGKTSVTIAGNQTASLQQVMEVIDAIRNGGATEIGLATRNANTK; encoded by the coding sequence ATGCGTTATCTGGAAACACGGAAAGCCCGTATCGAAATTATTCCGATGATCGATATCATGTTGTTTTTACTGGTTTTTTTTGCGATGTTGACGTTACGCATGATTCCTACTTCGGGCCATGTCACCAAATTGCCAACCAGTTCAACTGCCGTCACAATGCCACCTCCTAAATTGTTGGTCGAAATTGCACCGGATGGCGCGTTGCTTGTCGAAAATCACACGCTGACGGCGACGCAACTGACCGCGTTGCTGCGCAAGCGCGACAGTGGAAAAACATCTGTCACCATCGCGGGAAATCAGACTGCATCATTGCAGCAGGTGATGGAAGTGATTGATGCTATTCGTAACGGTGGCGCGACCGAAATTGGTCTCGCTACGCGCAATGCCAACACCAAATAA
- a CDS encoding MotA/TolQ/ExbB proton channel family protein, whose product MNISHLFELANDSGGTLYLMMVLLLVALTVIIERTRHLSNMQQGGEQLIALLKKDNVQLSTWSVPEKLSKLPHVRLFDVLQKEPASADRDTFGGHLEEAIMHEVPILDRSLWVLDTVITLAPLLGLFGTIIGMFNAFHVLGDAQNGAAQITGGIAEALIATASGLLIAMIGLVFFNALHTRVRIVLHQLETIKIMLVNRHDLLASHSALRAASHVSTLVPATSHVKSITLPARA is encoded by the coding sequence ATGAATATTTCACATTTATTTGAACTGGCCAATGACTCCGGTGGCACACTGTATTTGATGATGGTTTTGTTGCTTGTAGCATTGACCGTTATCATCGAGCGCACCCGTCATTTGTCTAACATGCAGCAAGGTGGCGAACAGTTAATTGCTTTGCTAAAAAAAGACAACGTCCAGCTCAGTACGTGGTCTGTACCAGAAAAACTGTCAAAATTGCCGCATGTCCGCTTATTTGACGTCTTGCAAAAAGAACCCGCCAGCGCCGACCGGGATACTTTTGGCGGTCATCTGGAGGAGGCCATCATGCATGAAGTACCAATTCTTGATCGCTCATTGTGGGTGCTTGACACGGTAATCACGTTGGCGCCTTTGCTTGGTTTATTCGGCACCATCATTGGCATGTTCAACGCATTTCATGTGCTGGGCGACGCCCAGAATGGCGCTGCGCAGATCACAGGTGGGATTGCTGAAGCCCTGATTGCGACTGCTTCAGGTCTTTTGATTGCAATGATCGGTCTGGTATTTTTTAATGCCTTGCATACTCGCGTGCGAATTGTTTTGCATCAGCTTGAGACGATCAAGATTATGCTGGTCAATCGTCACGATCTTCTGGCTTCACACTCGGCTTTGCGCGCTGCATCGCACGTGTCGACATTGGTTCCAGCGACGTCACACGTCAAGTCGATCACATTGCCAGCGAGAGCCTGA
- a CDS encoding TonB-dependent receptor, whose product MKVRSVKPTPTSGVQPSLKQHSTPHLKTCNTHILRAIAMLCIVTPVVGYAQQATDLGAVSAADGSGSATQTSRIPAAAKSAPSQGSLEARSAQSEVSEAFIRNYTSPIADFSQVIQMTPGVYSYSPNGPGLGDTKTYFRGFQDGDYSVTFDGIPFQDTNSPTHHTWAFFPAQFIGGAVVDRSPGSAATIGPANFGGSINLLSRNLDPQQRTSVTGSYGTWNTSLIGLEHETGQFGSDGSSNLLFNVHEMKSDGYETYNKQKRDAISLKYQFAITDNTALTVFASSIDLHTNTPNTKGPTRAQVAQYGDNYLMSGDPKQANYYGYNFYHVTSDFEYLGLTSNLGNGWKLDDKLYTYAYHNQQNYNGTTITTTSGTDKLNAYRTYGNLLRLSQESGMGTLRTGLWSEYADTNRYQIPSDPRTWIDAVLPNFHEKFKTTTLQPFVEYEFNVTNDLKITPGVKYASYRQDFTQFADNGKTVGSLGGAPSISHATTYNSTLPSLDVHYKLQQNWSAYAQFATGSEIPPTNVFDVKNANVTVLPAMVKTKTFQIGTVWKSERFTLDVDAYHIKFDNAYSSSTDTSGNTTFYANGTSVTQGVEAESNIILGGGFSLYINGTYGSSKYSNGQWVASAPSDTETLGLSYEQGAWNTGWFTKRVGKMYNDNGGIHQAVSIDPFLLSNLFVNYTWKNPVSWAKQAKVQFGVNNLFDNHSIVGVTPASTKTSVPAPGDQLTLLPARSTSLTLTLDF is encoded by the coding sequence ATGAAAGTTCGTAGCGTCAAGCCAACACCAACGTCCGGTGTCCAGCCAAGTCTTAAGCAGCACTCCACGCCACATCTTAAAACCTGTAATACCCACATTCTGCGAGCCATCGCCATGCTGTGCATCGTCACACCGGTCGTTGGATATGCCCAGCAAGCCACCGATCTGGGTGCGGTCAGTGCGGCTGACGGTTCGGGTTCTGCAACCCAGACATCGCGTATTCCTGCTGCCGCCAAAAGCGCACCGTCCCAAGGGTCATTGGAGGCACGGTCAGCCCAATCCGAAGTGAGCGAAGCTTTCATTCGTAACTATACTTCGCCGATTGCTGACTTTAGCCAAGTGATCCAAATGACACCGGGTGTGTATAGCTATAGCCCAAATGGCCCTGGTCTTGGTGATACCAAGACTTACTTTCGCGGTTTTCAGGATGGTGACTATTCGGTGACCTTTGATGGTATTCCATTTCAGGACACCAATAGCCCGACTCACCATACCTGGGCCTTTTTCCCTGCACAGTTTATCGGCGGTGCGGTGGTTGATCGCAGCCCTGGCTCTGCGGCGACAATTGGTCCCGCCAATTTCGGTGGCTCAATTAATTTATTATCACGTAATCTTGATCCGCAGCAACGCACCAGCGTGACCGGATCATACGGGACCTGGAACACGTCTTTGATTGGTCTCGAACATGAAACTGGACAGTTTGGGTCCGACGGTTCCTCAAACCTTTTGTTCAATGTGCATGAGATGAAATCGGACGGGTACGAAACCTATAACAAGCAAAAGCGTGATGCCATTTCACTTAAGTACCAGTTTGCAATCACCGACAACACTGCACTGACTGTGTTCGCATCGTCAATCGATTTGCACACAAATACGCCGAACACCAAGGGCCCGACCCGCGCGCAAGTTGCGCAGTATGGCGACAATTACCTTATGAGCGGCGACCCAAAACAGGCCAACTATTACGGCTATAATTTTTATCATGTCACATCAGATTTCGAATATCTTGGTTTGACCTCGAATCTGGGCAACGGCTGGAAGCTGGACGACAAGTTGTACACCTACGCTTATCACAACCAGCAAAATTACAACGGCACCACGATCACGACGACTAGCGGCACTGACAAGCTCAATGCGTATCGGACTTACGGCAATTTGCTACGTCTTAGTCAAGAATCAGGCATGGGGACTTTACGCACCGGTCTGTGGTCTGAATATGCAGATACCAATCGCTACCAGATTCCGTCCGATCCCCGTACCTGGATTGATGCTGTACTACCAAATTTTCATGAGAAATTTAAAACGACGACACTGCAACCGTTTGTTGAGTACGAGTTTAATGTCACGAATGATCTTAAAATCACTCCAGGCGTGAAGTATGCGTCTTACCGTCAGGATTTTACGCAGTTTGCTGACAACGGCAAGACGGTCGGTAGTCTCGGTGGCGCGCCAAGTATTTCGCATGCAACGACCTATAACTCGACGCTTCCGTCGTTGGATGTGCATTACAAACTGCAACAGAACTGGTCTGCTTACGCCCAGTTTGCGACCGGTAGCGAGATCCCGCCGACCAACGTTTTTGACGTCAAAAATGCGAATGTCACTGTGTTACCTGCAATGGTTAAGACCAAGACTTTTCAGATTGGTACTGTGTGGAAGTCGGAGCGATTTACGTTAGACGTCGATGCTTACCATATCAAGTTTGATAACGCCTATTCATCGTCGACTGATACTAGTGGTAATACCACATTTTATGCCAACGGAACGTCAGTGACGCAAGGTGTCGAAGCGGAAAGCAATATCATTCTGGGCGGCGGTTTCAGTCTGTATATCAATGGCACTTATGGAAGCTCCAAATATTCCAACGGTCAATGGGTTGCCAGTGCGCCGAGCGATACTGAAACGCTGGGTCTGAGTTACGAGCAAGGTGCCTGGAATACAGGCTGGTTCACCAAGCGCGTAGGCAAGATGTATAACGACAACGGTGGTATCCATCAAGCTGTGTCAATTGATCCGTTCCTTCTATCGAATCTGTTCGTCAACTATACATGGAAGAATCCAGTGAGTTGGGCTAAGCAGGCGAAGGTTCAGTTCGGTGTCAATAATCTCTTTGATAATCACAGTATCGTTGGCGTGACACCGGCCTCGACAAAAACCTCAGTCCCGGCTCCGGGTGACCAACTGACTTTGCTTCCAGCGCGTAGCACTTCTTTGACGCTCACCCTTGATTTCTAA
- the greB gene encoding transcription elongation factor GreB has translation MNKAFVKESDGDDDDLEFGLPPIPAGTKNYMTPAGHARMKAELLDLIDNARPEVVRIVSWAASNGDRSENGDYIYGKRRLREIDRRIRFLTKRLDQAEIVDPSVHHGRDQIFFGATVRYQNHAGEEHTVTIVGIDELDPLHGKISWISPVARALTKAHEGEFVTLMTPAGLDELEILDVEYPASS, from the coding sequence ATGAATAAAGCCTTTGTCAAAGAATCCGATGGCGATGACGACGATCTGGAGTTTGGATTGCCGCCAATTCCTGCGGGCACCAAAAATTATATGACGCCTGCCGGGCATGCGCGCATGAAAGCTGAGTTGCTCGATTTGATCGATAACGCGAGGCCTGAAGTTGTCCGCATTGTCTCGTGGGCGGCCTCAAACGGAGATCGCTCTGAAAATGGCGATTATATTTACGGCAAGCGGCGATTACGTGAAATTGACCGACGGATTCGATTTTTGACCAAGCGCCTGGATCAGGCTGAGATAGTCGATCCGAGCGTGCATCATGGTCGCGATCAGATTTTTTTTGGGGCAACAGTGCGCTACCAAAATCATGCCGGCGAAGAGCACACGGTGACTATCGTTGGGATCGACGAGCTTGATCCGTTACATGGAAAAATTAGCTGGATTTCACCGGTTGCACGTGCGCTGACCAAAGCGCATGAAGGCGAGTTCGTCACCTTGATGACACCTGCCGGATTGGATGAGTTAGAAATACTGGATGTCGAATATCCCGCATCTTCCTGA